Proteins from a single region of Chitinibacter bivalviorum:
- a CDS encoding radical SAM protein, whose amino-acid sequence MTIKVAAPLSVVDHRRDIAGLKYVYPVVSRRAGGVSIGINLNPNNACNWRCVYCQVPDLVRGSGPTIDLALLASELDQMLNQIVTGDFMQTAVPVEARRLNDIAFSGNGEPTTSPQFLEAIELVAAAQQRFDLALKTVLITNGSQLDKAFVQEGLRRLAQIRGEVWFKLDRAPVDGFEFVNQIALKRAQVERRLAMSAQCCPTWIQTCMFATDGQLPSEAELVAYVDFLAEQMAAGVNLAGVLLYGLARPSLQTEANRLSAAPTDWMQALAERIRAIGLEVKLST is encoded by the coding sequence ATGACAATCAAGGTAGCAGCGCCATTGTCTGTGGTGGATCATCGTCGTGATATTGCAGGCTTAAAATACGTTTATCCCGTGGTCTCAAGGCGCGCGGGTGGGGTTTCTATCGGCATTAATCTCAACCCAAACAATGCGTGCAATTGGCGCTGCGTGTACTGCCAAGTGCCAGATTTAGTGCGCGGCAGTGGCCCTACGATTGATCTGGCCTTGCTTGCGTCTGAGCTTGATCAGATGCTCAATCAAATTGTGACTGGCGACTTTATGCAAACCGCAGTGCCCGTGGAGGCAAGACGGCTGAATGATATTGCCTTTTCAGGTAATGGCGAGCCAACCACATCGCCGCAATTTTTAGAGGCTATTGAGCTAGTCGCTGCTGCGCAGCAGCGGTTTGATTTGGCGCTAAAAACGGTATTGATTACCAATGGTAGTCAGCTAGATAAAGCGTTTGTGCAGGAAGGGCTACGGCGCTTGGCGCAAATTCGGGGAGAGGTTTGGTTTAAATTAGATCGTGCACCCGTCGATGGATTTGAGTTTGTCAATCAAATCGCACTAAAGCGCGCACAAGTGGAGCGTCGTCTGGCCATGTCAGCGCAATGCTGCCCCACCTGGATTCAAACCTGTATGTTTGCAACTGATGGGCAGCTCCCAAGCGAAGCAGAGCTTGTTGCCTATGTGGATTTTCTGGCTGAGCAAATGGCTGCAGGTGTCAATTTGGCCGGTGTTTTGCTGTATGGCCTGGCTAGACCTTCATTGCAGACAGAAGCAAATCGCCTCAGCGCTGCACCGACTGACTGGATGCAAGCGCTGGCTGAGCGGATTAGGGCGATAGGGCTTGAGGTGAAGCTCAGTACCTAG
- a CDS encoding acyl-CoA thioesterase, whose translation MARLQLELPSCDLFTLELPVRIRDINYGQHLSNDALMALLHEARLQWLQHLGFGSETDVGGKGLIMADAAIVFKNEAFHGDVLQIRLGIDEISRASFELYYDVTHQTQTIAQAKTTMVAYDYQLKKTSKLPPALRAAIEPHGI comes from the coding sequence ATGGCACGTTTACAGCTTGAATTGCCCAGTTGCGATTTATTTACTCTTGAATTGCCAGTACGGATCAGAGATATTAATTACGGTCAGCATTTAAGCAATGACGCCCTGATGGCGCTATTGCACGAAGCCCGTTTGCAATGGTTGCAACACTTGGGCTTTGGCTCGGAGACGGATGTTGGAGGCAAAGGCCTGATTATGGCCGACGCTGCCATTGTATTTAAGAACGAGGCTTTTCACGGTGATGTGTTGCAGATTCGTTTAGGTATTGATGAAATCAGCCGCGCCAGCTTTGAACTTTACTATGATGTCACTCACCAAACGCAAACCATCGCTCAAGCAAAAACAACCATGGTTGCGTACGATTACCAACTAAAAAAAACAAGCAAATTACCGCCTGCTTTACGCGCGGCAATTGAACCACATGGAATATAG
- a CDS encoding universal stress protein — protein MYSRILVPVDHSDTSAAALAEASKLATEQHAVVRLIHVIDLAQFAWSANEFLDVPQLQASLKEGGEKLLQERVALLESQGIKVESALVEIWGGQIARTIVDESSKWEAHLLVMGTHGYGGLTHMLLGSVAEGVMRHTHIPVLLVKADDRPAV, from the coding sequence ATGTATAGCCGGATATTAGTGCCAGTTGACCATAGTGATACGAGTGCTGCCGCTTTGGCTGAGGCCAGCAAGCTAGCGACAGAGCAGCATGCCGTTGTTCGCCTGATTCACGTTATCGATTTGGCGCAGTTTGCTTGGAGTGCAAATGAGTTTCTGGATGTGCCGCAATTACAGGCATCGCTCAAAGAGGGCGGTGAAAAATTACTCCAAGAGCGTGTTGCACTACTGGAAAGCCAAGGGATAAAGGTTGAATCGGCTTTGGTGGAAATCTGGGGCGGACAAATTGCGCGCACTATCGTAGATGAATCGAGTAAATGGGAGGCTCATTTGCTGGTGATGGGAACCCATGGCTACGGTGGCTTGACGCATATGCTGCTAGGCAGTGTGGCAGAAGGGGTTATGAGGCATACCCACATTCCTGTCTTGCTGGTCAAAGCGGATGATCGCCCTGCGGTTTAA
- a CDS encoding helix-turn-helix domain-containing protein has protein sequence MNTTFNPKAIRKQLGMNQQEFWSQIGVTQSGGSRYESGRSMPKPVRELLRVVHIEGIDLATLKREEIKALNYLREQQPNLLDDLIKKAAKAEA, from the coding sequence ATGAATACGACCTTCAATCCCAAAGCAATTCGCAAACAACTAGGTATGAACCAACAAGAATTTTGGAGCCAGATTGGGGTAACCCAAAGCGGCGGCTCGCGTTACGAAAGTGGTCGTAGCATGCCTAAGCCCGTGCGCGAATTACTCCGCGTCGTACACATTGAGGGAATAGATTTGGCGACACTCAAGCGCGAAGAAATCAAAGCGCTGAATTATCTGCGCGAACAGCAACCTAACTTGCTTGATGATTTAATCAAAAAAGCAGCCAAAGCAGAGGCTTAA
- a CDS encoding TerB family tellurite resistance protein, whose protein sequence is MKKYANNSPEAMARILVLQMICDGNFDPEEIDELEHLHVYDVLGISRKGFIQVLQDYCNDIGDEADEAGTVHLVDKDRIDQLLETVDEPKKRLQLAALSLDLAKSDQEINDAELAVFSRMLKKWHLNLDDLQLAFDH, encoded by the coding sequence ATGAAAAAATACGCTAATAACAGCCCTGAAGCCATGGCTCGCATCTTGGTACTGCAAATGATTTGCGACGGCAATTTTGACCCAGAAGAAATCGATGAACTGGAACACCTGCATGTATATGACGTGCTGGGCATCAGTCGCAAAGGTTTCATTCAAGTGCTGCAGGACTATTGCAACGATATTGGCGACGAAGCTGATGAAGCGGGTACCGTACATTTAGTCGATAAAGATCGTATTGATCAACTACTCGAAACAGTGGATGAACCGAAAAAACGCCTGCAGCTGGCGGCTCTGTCGCTCGACTTGGCTAAATCAGACCAAGAAATTAATGATGCAGAATTGGCAGTATTTAGCCGCATGTTGAAAAAATGGCATTTGAACTTAGACGATTTACAACTCGCTTTTGATCATTAA